The Bordetella sp. FB-8 genome includes a window with the following:
- a CDS encoding dipeptide ABC transporter ATP-binding protein, protein MDAKRVAQVNGLTVRFATPSRVVEAVSDVSFHVDRGETLAIVGESGSGKSVTSLSLMRLVEYGGGAIAAGDMHLRRRNGQVLDLARADESVLARVRGADIAMIFQEPMTSLNPSFTAGAQIAEALQLHQGLDAGAARAQTLRMLERVRIPEARAILDRYPHQLSGGMRQRVMIAMALSCKPQLLIADEPTTALDVTIQAQILQLIRQLQEEMDMGVIFITHDMGVVAEVADRVLVMYRGQTVEEGGTDEVFARPAHGYTRALLSAVPRLGAMQGTTLPAPFPLLRVDGSKVPETPDAGKVDTVRREHGPILSVRDLITRFDVAGGILGRVQKRVHAVEKVSFDLYPGETLALVGESGCGKTTTGRSLLHLVKSQGGRIEFDGQDIGALRGPAMQAMRRHIQFIFQDPFASLDPRMTVGDSIMEPLLIHRAARGRQARERVRWLMDKCGLLPEMADRYPHEFSGGQRQRISIARALALNPKVVVADESVSALDVSIQAQIVNLLLDLQRELGVSFLFISHDMAVVERISHRVAVMYLGQIVEIGPRQAIFEHPQHPYTRKLMAAVPIADPTRRHRQRSLLVDEIPSPVRRVGDDPVVRPLTQVGQDHFVARHPIGVYA, encoded by the coding sequence ATGGATGCCAAGCGGGTCGCGCAGGTGAACGGCCTGACGGTGCGTTTTGCGACGCCCTCGCGCGTGGTCGAGGCGGTCAGCGACGTTTCCTTTCACGTCGACCGGGGCGAGACACTGGCCATCGTGGGGGAATCCGGGTCGGGCAAGTCGGTGACTTCGCTTTCCCTGATGCGCCTGGTCGAATACGGCGGTGGGGCGATCGCAGCGGGCGACATGCACCTGCGCCGCCGCAACGGCCAGGTGCTGGACCTGGCCCGTGCCGACGAATCGGTGCTTGCCCGCGTGCGCGGCGCCGACATCGCCATGATCTTCCAGGAACCCATGACATCGCTGAACCCCAGTTTCACGGCCGGGGCGCAGATCGCCGAGGCGCTGCAGCTGCACCAGGGACTGGATGCCGGTGCCGCCCGCGCCCAGACTCTGCGCATGCTCGAGCGCGTGCGCATTCCCGAAGCGCGCGCCATCCTGGACCGCTATCCGCACCAGTTGTCGGGCGGCATGCGCCAGCGCGTCATGATCGCCATGGCCCTGTCGTGCAAGCCGCAGCTGCTGATCGCTGACGAACCCACCACCGCGCTGGATGTGACGATCCAGGCGCAGATCCTGCAGCTTATCCGCCAGTTGCAGGAAGAGATGGACATGGGCGTGATCTTCATCACCCATGACATGGGCGTGGTGGCCGAGGTGGCCGACCGTGTGCTGGTGATGTACCGAGGCCAGACGGTGGAAGAGGGGGGCACGGACGAGGTCTTCGCCCGGCCCGCGCACGGCTATACCCGTGCGCTGCTGTCGGCCGTGCCGCGCCTGGGCGCGATGCAGGGCACCACGCTGCCCGCGCCGTTTCCCCTGCTGCGCGTGGACGGCAGCAAGGTGCCCGAAACGCCGGACGCCGGCAAGGTCGATACGGTGCGCCGCGAACACGGGCCCATCCTGAGCGTGCGCGACCTCATCACGCGCTTTGACGTCGCCGGTGGCATTCTGGGCCGCGTCCAGAAGCGGGTGCACGCCGTGGAGAAGGTCAGCTTCGATCTGTATCCCGGCGAGACCCTTGCCCTGGTGGGCGAGTCGGGCTGCGGCAAGACCACCACGGGCCGCTCCCTGCTGCATCTGGTCAAGAGCCAGGGCGGCCGCATCGAGTTCGATGGCCAGGATATAGGCGCCCTGCGCGGCCCGGCCATGCAGGCCATGCGCCGGCATATCCAGTTCATCTTCCAGGATCCCTTCGCCTCGCTCGATCCGCGCATGACGGTGGGCGACTCGATCATGGAGCCGCTGCTCATCCACCGTGCGGCCCGCGGGCGCCAGGCGCGCGAGCGGGTGCGCTGGCTGATGGACAAATGCGGCCTCCTGCCCGAGATGGCCGATCGCTACCCGCACGAGTTTTCCGGCGGCCAGCGCCAGCGCATCAGCATTGCGCGGGCCCTGGCTCTCAATCCCAAGGTGGTCGTGGCCGACGAATCGGTGTCGGCGCTGGACGTCTCCATCCAGGCGCAGATCGTCAATCTGTTACTGGACCTGCAGCGCGAACTGGGCGTGTCCTTCCTGTTCATTTCGCACGACATGGCTGTGGTCGAACGCATCAGCCACCGGGTGGCCGTCATGTACCTGGGCCAGATCGTCGAAATCGGCCCGCGCCAGGCCATCTTCGAGCATCCGCAGCATCCCTATACCCGCAAGCTGATGGCCGCCGTGCCCATCGCCGACCCGACGCGCCGCCATCGCCAGCGCTCGCTGCTGGTCGACGAGATTCCCAGCCCGGTGCGCAGGGTGGGGGATGACCCGGTGGTGCGGCCTTTGACGCAGGTCGGCCAGGACCACTTCGTGGCGCGCCACCCGATAGGCGTTTACGCCTGA
- a CDS encoding ABC transporter permease, whose translation MSSAFSAAASVAPPRGGSRAWAKFRRNRSAMLGAVIVLVFVVLAVLASVLANYDPLKVNFLAVRKPPSPLYWLGTDELGRDIYSRMLFGARASLMVGLVSVLIAIAAGVPLGLMAGYFEGWIDGVISRITEALMAIPFLILAIALAAFLGPSLVNAMIAIGVSAAPKFTRLTRGQVLAVKSEDYVQGARALGASDLRIIVRHILPNVMPPLIVQATITIATSIIAEASLSFLGLGLQPPDPSWGTMLNTAKDFMNQAPWMSVFPGAAIFLAVLGFNLLGDGLRDALDPRQEK comes from the coding sequence ATGAGCAGCGCTTTTTCCGCAGCCGCGTCCGTCGCGCCGCCGCGCGGCGGCAGCCGGGCCTGGGCCAAGTTCCGGCGCAACCGCTCCGCCATGCTGGGCGCGGTCATCGTGCTGGTGTTCGTGGTCCTGGCCGTGCTCGCTTCGGTGCTGGCCAACTACGATCCGCTCAAGGTCAATTTCCTGGCTGTTCGCAAGCCACCCTCGCCTCTGTACTGGCTGGGCACCGACGAGCTGGGCCGCGATATATACAGCCGCATGCTGTTCGGTGCGCGCGCCTCGCTCATGGTCGGCCTGGTCTCGGTCCTTATCGCCATAGCGGCGGGCGTGCCCTTGGGCCTGATGGCGGGGTATTTCGAGGGCTGGATCGACGGCGTGATCTCGCGCATCACCGAGGCGCTCATGGCCATCCCTTTTCTCATCCTGGCCATTGCGCTGGCGGCTTTCCTGGGACCCAGCCTGGTCAACGCCATGATCGCCATCGGCGTATCGGCCGCGCCCAAGTTCACGCGGCTCACGCGTGGGCAGGTGCTGGCGGTCAAGAGCGAGGACTATGTGCAGGGCGCACGCGCGCTGGGGGCGTCGGATCTGCGCATCATCGTGCGTCACATCCTGCCCAACGTCATGCCGCCTCTTATCGTTCAGGCCACCATCACCATCGCCACCTCCATCATCGCCGAGGCCAGCCTGTCCTTTCTCGGGCTGGGTCTGCAGCCGCCCGATCCCTCGTGGGGCACGATGCTGAACACGGCCAAGGATTTCATGAATCAGGCTCCGTGGATGTCGGTCTTCCCGGGCGCGGCCATCTTCCTGGCCGTGCTGGGCTTTAACTTGCTGGGCGATGGGCTGCGCGACGCGCTCGATCCGCGCCAGGAGAAATGA
- a CDS encoding TRAP transporter substrate-binding protein: MSCAAHAQTGPDEPIRLQIIGGLAGVTQYTKIERPFWQSGIDKLSKGRISATIRPLDAGGLRSQEMLQLLRLGVVSFGTAIVSEVGDDAPELNAVDLPALNPDVATLRRSVDAFRGHMRQLLRDRYGIELLGVYAYPAQVLFCAKPFKGLDDLAGRKVRTSSVGQSELMAALGALPMILPFSQTTAALRDGIADCAITGTLSGYEIGLPNVTTAVHTFAISWGVSIFGANQDYWHSLPAYARAVIRRGVSQLENEIWSQAQADTQRGLACDAGTAACSGKPERPMTIVPTSPADQERRRRLLTEVVLPRWFERCGQDCVSSWNTYLRPIYAIQANAP, translated from the coding sequence ATGAGCTGCGCCGCTCATGCCCAAACCGGTCCCGACGAGCCGATCAGGCTGCAGATCATCGGCGGGCTTGCCGGGGTGACCCAATATACGAAGATCGAACGGCCTTTCTGGCAGTCTGGGATAGACAAGCTGTCAAAGGGCAGGATCAGCGCCACGATCCGGCCGCTCGATGCCGGAGGGTTGCGCAGCCAGGAGATGCTGCAGCTGCTGCGGCTGGGCGTGGTGTCGTTCGGCACCGCCATCGTGTCCGAAGTCGGGGATGATGCGCCGGAACTCAATGCCGTCGACCTGCCCGCACTCAATCCCGACGTGGCGACGTTGCGCCGGTCCGTCGACGCATTTCGCGGACATATGCGCCAACTGCTGCGGGATCGCTACGGCATCGAACTCCTGGGCGTCTACGCATACCCGGCGCAGGTACTGTTCTGCGCCAAACCCTTCAAGGGGCTCGATGACCTTGCTGGGCGCAAGGTGCGCACCTCCTCGGTGGGACAGTCTGAATTGATGGCTGCGCTGGGCGCCTTGCCCATGATTCTGCCTTTTTCCCAGACCACCGCGGCCTTGCGCGACGGCATTGCCGACTGCGCCATTACCGGAACGCTCAGTGGCTACGAAATCGGACTGCCGAACGTGACCACCGCCGTCCATACCTTTGCCATAAGCTGGGGGGTATCGATCTTCGGCGCCAACCAAGACTATTGGCATTCGCTGCCGGCATACGCGCGCGCAGTCATCCGGCGTGGCGTGAGCCAGCTCGAGAATGAAATCTGGTCGCAGGCGCAGGCCGATACGCAGCGGGGGCTGGCATGCGATGCCGGTACGGCGGCCTGCTCCGGCAAGCCTGAGCGACCGATGACCATCGTGCCGACTTCGCCTGCCGACCAAGAGCGGCGCCGGCGCCTGCTGACCGAGGTCGTCCTGCCACGCTGGTTCGAGCGCTGCGGCCAGGACTGTGTTTCGTCCTGGAATACCTATTTGAGACCGATCTACGCCATCCAGGCCAATGCGCCTTGA
- a CDS encoding ABC transporter permease, whose protein sequence is MLRLILRRVLVAIPTLILVSMMVFLLQKILPGDPVLAMAGEDRDPAVMNYLREKYHLNDPLPVQYAAWVRQVLHGDLGKSLRTDVPVNKLIEEKLPVTAQLSVMAMIFALILGIPSGIIAAVRKGSAVEMGANMAALSGMSIPSFWLGIILILVVSVHWQLLPASGYVPLSENFWLSLKTLLMPAFVLSLAIAAYLMRHTRSAMLEALSADYVRTARAKGVPAYKVVLRHALRNALMPIVTLVTLLLGELLAGAVLTEQVFTIPGFGKLIVDAVFNRDYAVVQGVVLCVAVGFIALNLLADVLYIVVNPRLRHS, encoded by the coding sequence ATGCTCCGACTGATATTGCGACGCGTGCTGGTGGCCATCCCGACATTGATCCTGGTGTCGATGATGGTCTTCCTGCTCCAGAAAATCCTGCCCGGCGATCCGGTGCTGGCCATGGCCGGTGAAGACCGCGATCCCGCTGTGATGAACTACCTGCGCGAGAAATACCATCTCAACGATCCGCTGCCGGTGCAATACGCCGCCTGGGTCAGGCAGGTTCTGCACGGCGACCTGGGCAAGTCGCTGCGCACCGACGTGCCCGTCAACAAGCTGATCGAGGAAAAGCTGCCCGTCACCGCGCAACTGTCGGTCATGGCCATGATCTTCGCGCTCATCCTGGGCATACCCTCGGGCATCATCGCCGCCGTGCGCAAGGGTTCGGCGGTGGAGATGGGGGCCAATATGGCGGCGCTGTCGGGCATGTCGATCCCCAGCTTCTGGCTGGGCATCATCCTCATTCTGGTGGTGTCGGTCCATTGGCAATTGCTGCCAGCCTCGGGGTATGTGCCGCTCTCGGAAAACTTCTGGCTGTCGCTCAAGACGCTGCTGATGCCGGCCTTCGTCCTGTCCCTGGCCATCGCGGCCTATTTGATGCGGCATACCCGCTCTGCCATGCTCGAGGCGCTGAGCGCAGATTACGTACGCACGGCGCGCGCCAAGGGCGTGCCGGCCTACAAAGTGGTGCTGCGCCACGCGCTGCGCAACGCGCTCATGCCCATTGTCACGCTGGTCACGCTGCTGCTGGGGGAACTGCTGGCCGGTGCGGTGCTGACCGAACAGGTATTTACCATTCCGGGTTTCGGCAAGCTCATCGTCGATGCCGTGTTCAACCGCGACTACGCCGTGGTGCAGGGCGTGGTCCTGTGCGTGGCGGTGGGCTTCATCGCGCTCAACCTGCTGGCCGACGTGCTCTACATCGTCGTCAATCCCCGGCTGAGGCATTCATGA